The nucleotide window ATACTTGCCTTGCCATTTGTGGACATGTTGGTCATATTTTGGCCTATAATTGCATGACTCCACGTCTCCACGTTATAATTTTATTTGGCTTtggaaaataaagtaaaatacgGTGTACTTCTAATTTTACAAGAACATGTTAATGACATAGCACTACTCTATGGAGTACGCCAAGAAGCAATTGGATTAGCCAAGTCTAATGGAATTGGTGCTGTTAGAGCATTGGTTGCCATAAATCTAGGCAATCCAACCGGTTAGGTAAGCAATACTTGGCCTTTTCTTGAACTTCAAAGTcaatttttcataaaataagttCGATGGGAGGTAAGTGTAGATTTTTTGCAAAAGATAAACAGTGTAAAATTGTGGAGTTCTACGAACATGAATTGTTTGTTGTTCTATCTGATGTAAGCGTTtgagagtgctgtgaggtgtggtgaggtgctgtggaataaaaagctgtggtgctgtgaggtgagttggaacgtaaaagCTGTTTGacttgtcacaaaaaactgtggtgctgtaagGTGTGTTACAATTGAACACAGTTACAACACACTGTCAAACTCATACATTAGATAGTATAGCCACTTGATGACATTATTTGCCTAGCACCCTTAGATCCCATTTGGGATTGAGATTAGATTTTCACATTCTTGAAAAGTTCTTATTTGAAACTGTGTTTAGAAAAAGCTCCTATGAGAAGCTTCTATTGGACACACCTTTtattagtttaacttttgttatccaaacattttaaattgtttttggAACTCACTTTTTAGGCATCCAAACTCAATGCCAAACAGTGCCTTAAAGTCTTTGTAATAATCTTTCATGTTTTCTTCTGTGTGGATGATAAAAGAATTACACAATATTCAATGAACATTATGGAGGTTTATCAGAAAAATACAATAAtctcaaaaaattaattaaaaattaaaaacacagcaaaaataataataacaggAAAGAGTAAAAAAGCTGATAGAGAGAAAAACCACAAAGAAGCCTCATGTTTCACTCACTCTGTAATTCCCAAAGTCGATACTCTGCCCTTTTAGAAGAATCTTGTTGACTCTCTTTTTTCATCCTTTCTATCAGAGTAATACCAAACCCTAGAAACCAAGATCTCTCCCCTTTATATGTGCTGTACTCACAAGCGAGCTTAGTTGGCATCATTCATGGCGGCATCGACTTCGCTATGGACCATCTCTGTAACCCTCGCTCTAACCCTAATTCCTCTGGCGGTGTACGGTAACTCCGAAGGAGACGCTCTCTACACCCTGCGTCGGAGCTTGTCGGATCCTTATAATACACTCCAGAGCTGGGATCCAACCCTTGTGAACCCCTGCACTTGGTTCCACATCACTTGCAACCAAGATAACCGCGTCACCCGAGTGTATTATTTCTCTCTATGCCACATACATACACATTTACATAATGATCGTCTGTATatcttgatttattgaattaaaGCTGGTGGTGTTATTTGAGCATTTAATTTATTGCCGGCAGTGCTGAGTTTATATTTTATCTGTGCAGGGACTTGGGGAATTCAAATCTATCTGGACATTTAGTTCCTGAACTTGGGAAGCTAGAACACTTGCAATATCTGTATGTACCTTGTTCTTCCCTAGTTACTAGTTAGTATTTTGGTTTAGAACCTGTCACTGCATGGTCTTGTGGTATAATTGGCAATGATTtgcttttattatttgtttatattttttgtacTGTTGATCTTTTTGCTCATTCTTGTTTTAGAGAGCTTTACAAAAACAACATTCAAGGAACTATTCCCGCTGAGCTTGGTAACTTGAAGAGTCTCATCAGCTTGGACGTGTATAACAACAACATCTCTGGGACTATTCCTCCTTCGCTGGGGAAATTGAAGTCTCTTGTGTTTCTGTGAGTTTGTTGAAATC belongs to Tripterygium wilfordii isolate XIE 37 chromosome 2, ASM1340144v1, whole genome shotgun sequence and includes:
- the LOC120007290 gene encoding leucine-rich repeat protein 1-like, giving the protein MAASTSLWTISVTLALTLIPLAVYGNSEGDALYTLRRSLSDPYNTLQSWDPTLVNPCTWFHITCNQDNRVTRVDLGNSNLSGHLVPELGKLEHLQYLELYKNNIQGTIPAELGNLKSLISLDVYNNNISGTIPPSLGKLKSLVFLRLNDNRFTGPIPRALVGISSLKVVDVSNNDLCGTIPTSGPFAHIPLNNFENNPRLEGPELLGLASYDTNCS